A window of the Pseudomonas furukawaii genome harbors these coding sequences:
- a CDS encoding YgdI/YgdR family lipoprotein, whose protein sequence is MNQRTVPALVLALGLFTLAGCSSPTVITLNDGREIQAVDKPDYDEDSGFYEFEQLDGKRAKVNKDQVRTIKEL, encoded by the coding sequence ATGAATCAGCGGACAGTCCCCGCCCTTGTGCTCGCCCTGGGCCTTTTCACCCTGGCCGGTTGCTCCTCGCCGACCGTGATAACGCTCAACGACGGTCGCGAGATCCAGGCCGTGGACAAGCCCGACTACGACGAAGACTCGGGCTTCTACGAGTTCGAGCAACTGGACGGCAAGCGCGCCAAGGTGAACAAGGACCAGGTGCGCACCATCAAGGAACTTTGA